GAACAGCGTCAGGACCGCATTGTGCGCCAGCTTCTCGGCCTTGGAAGGGAGGGCTGCCATCAATCCCAGCCCCTGGTGACGTCGATCGCCGCCAACACGTCGGTATCCGATGCGGCGAGAACGCGGTCCTTCAGCGCCCGTGCCCTGAGCCGACGGGCAATCACCACCTCGGATGCGGCATTGGCGAACGCAACGTACCCGGCCGCCGTAAACGGCACGCCGCTGTTGTCGTGCGCGATGAAGACGAAGTCCTCGGCCCAGGTCGCTCCCGGCACAGCCAACAGCACCATGGTCGCCTTGGTCACGAGCGCGGTGATACGGGCTTGGCTGGCCTCGTCGAGCTGGTAGACGACGCCCCCGTAGGTGAACCCCTGGGCGTTGCGGCGCGTCAGCTCGGCACGAACCTCAGCGAGGCGCAACGCCTTCGCATCATCGAGCGGCAGCGCCCAGCCGTCGCCCGACCAGCGATGCAGCGGAGTGGGAGGTCCCTCGGGTGTCTCGTCCTCGCCGATCGATCCGGGCGCCTCGATCACACGCGCGGCACCGGTCGCCTTGTCGTAGACCGTTAAACCGCGATGATCGTCGACCACCGACCAAGTGCCGGTGTGTAGCACCGCGACCTTGCCGGTTTGCGGCACTGGCGGCGCCTTCGTGGTGGCACCCTCGGGGATCAGCCACACCTCGCCCTCGTCAGCGGGCGAGCGGCGCGCTGTGGACGTGGCGCCATTGAAGGCGCCGAAGCGATCGACGTGAAACAGGATGGGTGCGCTCACGACCTTGATCCTCACTGGTATTTGATAATCGGCAGGTATGCGCGGTTCCTAGGCCGCGTCTCAGTGCCGCCAGAGGATTGTGTGGCAACCGAAGCATTGTTGGCCTGGTTGATGGCATTGCCACCCACACCGCCAGCGAGAACGGCTGCTTGATAGTCGACAAGGTGTGAATGCGCCTTGTTGTCGTCCGCCTGGTAGGATGCGATCGCGCGGCCGCTGGCGGCCTTACCCCGCACAAAGACATCGCGATCGTCCGGCAACTTGAACGTCGTCGAGCCGTCACCCAGACCAAACAGCGATCGCATGTAGGTATGCGAGCCGCTCTGGCCGCCCGACGTGTTGACGGCGGTTCCCGCGGCCGCGTTCGCCTCCGTCGTCGCCAGCCGGAACGTATCGGCATTGATGAAAATCACGAAGAAGTCGTCCGTCGTGTTCAGCCCGGTCGGCAGCGCCCCGGTCGTCGACAGCCGCAGTCGCTCGCCGCCGGTGAAGCCGTGCCCCACCTTGGTGACCACTCCGGGCGAAGCGATCGTGACCGCGAACGTCTGGCCGGTGTAACCCGATGTCGTCACCAGCACGGCGAAGAGGGCTGCATATGTCGTGCGGCTGATCAGCGATCCGTCACGCACCAGGTAGCCGGCCGGCGGCGTCTCTGTCGGCCACCACAGTGGCGTGCCGACCGGCATCGCCGCCAGCGCTGCGGCGGCCGCCGCCACCGACGCGATACTCTCCGCCTGCTGCTTCGGCACTGCCTCCAGCGGGTTGCTGGCATTGCCCGGCAGCGTTTGCGCCCCTGTGAAGCTGTTGGCGCCCAGGCCGGGCACGACCAGGGCGGCACGCGCCAGCGCCAGCGAGGCCGCGGTGACCACCGGCTGCATCGCCGAAGATACCGCCTGGGCGGCCAGGCCCGTGAACAGTGTCGGCGAGCCCGTCGGGCCGAAGCCGAGGAAGGTATTGGCGCGCGCCGCGTCGGTTGCTTCCAGCTCGCCGATCGCCGATTGCGAGGGCGACAGCTTCAACGCGCGCGCCAGCTGCTCGCGCAGCTGCTGCACCTGCATCACCATCAGGTCGATGCCCCGCTCCAGCACCTCGGGGAAGAAGCCGCCCTGGTTCTTGAGGTCGATCGCCTGGGTGTAGGGCACGCTGCGCAAGATGGTGAGCTTGGTGCCGCCGGCGATCGCCGGGCCGTAGGTCACCGTGCCGCCGGGGCTGGAATCCTGGTCGGCGTTCAGGCTCACGCCGTAGTCGCCGGGCTCCAGCGTGGTCTCGTCGCCGCCGGCGTCGGTGTAGGTGACGACGAGGTGTTCGGGATCGAAGACCTTGAACGAGAACGGCCACGACGTCGTGACGCCGTTGCCATTGCCGATGATCTTGTTCGTGCTGCTCGAGACGGTCATGGGTATCTCCGTCCCGGCAAGATAGAGACGGCGCCGCGCCGACGCGATTTCAACCTCTAGCGGTGCTCGACAGGGGCAAGTGATGCTACGCGCACAGGCGTTATTTCCACCCCTACGCGTGTCGAGGCGGCCACTTGCGGGCTAGGCGGGCTTCCACTGCGCCCCGGAACAGGAAGCAGGACCCGACGAACGCGACTCGCAAATCCTCCACTTATTTGTTAGCTTGCCTGATTAACTTTATGATATATATAGTAAACTTTTGTGCTTCAAAGTGGACCTTCCTGGTATTGACCGAGTTGCGTGGTGAACGCAATAAGACGATCAACTGACCCATTGAGGATTCACCGCGCCGGTCGCGCGGACATCCGGCCGGCTACGGTGTGACGCCAACGTGCTGTGTTCCTGCCTGATCTGCCGCTCCATACAGGATGCCAGCACCGGGTTGCTGGACCCCGCCTCTATCCCGCCACCCTACGACGCGGCCGTCGGCACGACACTGGGCGGCACGCCGACCTCGCCGGCCAACGGCGTGCTGAGCAGCTACAAGTGGTCGGGTCCGGTCACCTACAGCTTCCCCACCCTGGCCAGCAACTATGAAGCCGGTTATGGCGAGGTCAGCAGCGGCTTTGCCGCCATCTCGAACGCGCAGCGCCAGGCCGTGCGCTACATCCTTGAGGGCACCAGCTCGCAGGCCGGCGGGCCGGTGTTCCGCTATGGCTCCTTCGAATCGGTCATCGCGGTGTCGATCAGCGAGGTCGCGAACCCGTCAAACGGCGCGCTGAACACCGCCGACATCCGGGTGGCGCAGTCGTCCTGGGCCAATCCCACGGCCTACGCCTACTACCCGGCGCCCGGCGCGGGCGGCTATGCCGGCGACATCTGGTTCGGCAACGCCTACGACTACCGCAGCCCCGTGGTCGGCACCTATGTGTGGTCGACCCACATCCATGAGCTCGGTCACGCGATGGGCCTGAGCCACGGCCACGAGGCTTCGCCCTATGGCGCGCTTCCCGCCGACCGCGACGGCCTCGAGTTCTCGGTCATGACCTACCGCAGCTATGTCGGCGGTCCCGCGGACTATTATCGGGTCGAGACCTATGGCGGCCCGCAGACGCTGATGATGTATGACATCGCCGCTCTGCAGTACCTCTACGGCGCCGATTTCACGACCAACGCCACGGACACGGTCTATCGCTGGAACCCCCTGACCGGCGAGATGAGCGTCAACGGCGTCGGCCAGGGCGCGCCGGGCGGCGGCATCGGCGGCGCCGCCAACCGCGTGCTGATGACCATCTGGGACGGCGGCGGCGTCGACACCTATGACCTGTCCAACTATGCCGGCGGCGTCTCGGTCGACCTGCGGCCCGGGCAATGGTCGATCACCTCGCAGGCACAGCGCTCCGATCTCGATGTGCTCAATCCCGGCCAGCACTATGCCGCCGGCAACGTCTACAACGCCCTGCTCTACAACGGCGACGCACGCTCCTACATCGAGAACGCGATCGGCGGCGCCGGCGCCGACACGATTGTCGGCAACGACATCGCCAACACCCTGCTTGGCGGCGGCGGCGCGGATCAGCTGTTCGGCGGCCTCGGCAACGACCGGCTCGAGGGCGAGGGCGGCAACGACACGTTGTTCGGCGGTCTGGGCGACGACATCCTGGTCGGCGGCCCGGGCAACGACTTCATCGATGGCGGCGAAGGTTTCGACGTCGCTGTCTACAGCGGGCTGCGCGCCCAGTACGCCATCACGAGCCTCTCGGACGGCTCCCGCCAGGTTCTCGACCTGCGGGCGGGTGCACCGGATGGCCTCGATATCCTCCTGAACGTCGAGTTCCTGCAGTTTGCGGATGGAACAATGGGTCTGTTCCAGACCATCGAGGCGAACGGCGCGACGCACCTGGTCGAGGCCGCCGGTCGCTACTTCCTGCACGACAGCGGCGGCAACGGCCCGTCGCTGAAGTTCGGCGGCGCCGACTTCGTCGTCGGCCAGTTCGGCGTGCCGTGGATGCCGATCGCCGCCGAGGCCGTGGCCGGCGGCGGCTACAGGGTCGCCTGGAAGGTCACCGGCGCCGACCAGTACACCGTGTGGAACGTCGCCAGCGACGGCAACTACGTCGCCTCGGCGATCCCCGTCGTCGGCGCCACCGACTTCAGCCTGCAATCCTACGAGACCGCGTTCCAGCAGGACCTCAACGGCGACGGCCAGATCGGCATCGCTTCGGCGGCGCCACTGGCAGGTGCGGCCGATGGCCTGGACAAGCTTCTCAATGCCGATGCCGCAACACACGGGCTCGACGCCGATGCCCTGGTCGGGGCGGTCACGCACGTCGATCTGGCGACTGCGCTGGACTTGATCTACCCGGATCATCTGTCGATCGTCGTCCCCGACGATCAGGGCTCGCATTTCATCTGAGAGCGTCGCCGCTGGCCACCAGCGGGTCGGCGCATCGGGCGCCGCAGGGCGGCAACGGAGCATCGACATCGACATGCCGGGTTGGTTCGCCGGATTGTGGCCATGGCGCGACAGGCCCGACCCGGCCATCGACCCCCATGCCCCGCTGGCCGCCGAGCGCGCGGCGGCGCGGCGCGGCGATGTCGCGGCCGCCCTGCCCGGCTACGTCGCCCTGTTGCGCCACTACGCCGGCACGGGCGACACCTCGCCGTCGGGCCGGCCGAGGCCGACGGCCCTGCTGCTCGAGCAGATCGGGCACGACGAGTCGGCGGCCGACGGCCTGCCGATCGAGGCCGCCACCATGCTGGCGGAAGACCTGGTCAACATCGATTGCGACTTCGCCAGCGCCATGACCGTGCTGCGCCACAAGGTGGTGCTGCAGGCGCAATGGCAGCGGCGCCACGGCGCCAGCGCGGACCTGCTGCTGGGCGAGGAATGGACCCGCAACATCGGCCATATCGGTCTCATCCAGTATCCGGTCAAGCTGAAGCGGCTGGGCCTCGCGGCGTGGGATCGCATCGTCGTGGTGGCGCGCGCCGGGGCGGTGGCCAACGCCGCCCTGCTGCGGCAATACGCCGGCGAGATCGCGATCGAGACCGACCCCGATCGCGTGGCCGGCCTGGCGCCGATGGTCTGCGGCACCGGCCTGCGCAACTTCGACCTGCTGTCGTGGCCCGGCCAGGACACCATCTTCGCCCGCGAGGCCTGCAACGTCATCGAGGGGCTGTGGCGGATGCGTCACGGCGAGAGGCCGCTGCTCGGCCTCGACGAGGCGCAGATCGCGGCAGGTCGCGCCGGGGCGCGCGCCATCGGCCTGCCAGAGGACGCGTCCTTCGTCTGCCTGCACGTGCGCGAGAGCGGCTATCACGGCGACGTCGAGCATCGGCAGCGCGCCTTCGGCATCGCCGACTACCTGCCGGCGATCCACGCCGTCACGGCGCGCGGCGACTGGATCGTGCGCCTGGGCGATCCGTCGATGACGCCGCTGCCGCCGATGGACCGTGTCATCGACTACGCGCTCAGCCCGGCGCGCGCGGCGGCGCTCGACGTCTGGCTGGCGGCGCGCTGCCGCTTCTACATCGGCACCAATTCCGGCCCGATGTTCATGCCGCATCTGTTCGGCAGGCCGGCGCTGATCACCAACTACGCCTTCCTGTTCGGCGCGCCGCCGCTGGGGCCGAGCTCGCGCTTTCTGCCGCGGCCGCTGAAGCGGCGTGGACGGACGTTGCGCTTCGCCGCGGCGATGGCCGACGAGGCCATGAAATCCACCCACAACGAGCGCGCCTTCGGCCTGCGCGGCTTCTCCTCGATCGGCAACACACCGCAGGAGATCCTGCAGGCCACGATGGAGATGTACGCGCCGGGCCCCGCCGACGCGCTGCAACGCCGCTTCGCCGACCTCGCGCCGGCCGCGCACCGCGCCGGCAACGCCCTGGTCGGCGCCCGGTTCATCGCCGACCACATGGCGCTCCTGTAGCGGGTTCCGCGGCAGCGCTCATGAGAGGTCGCATTGCTTGAACGCCATCCATTCAGTCATCGACCAGCGGCAAGTTCTCCTGCCGATGGAAGATGAACTTCCCCCAATTTGGAAACGGCTCCGGAAAGCCCAGGCGATGGACCGCGTGGGTCACAGGATGCGTCACCGGAGGCCCGCGACACCCCGCAACTTTGCGGCGAACGGGCTCACACCAGCGGGGCGTCTGGTTGGACCCGTACCGCAGCGAACTCAGACGCCGGTCGAACGCGGCTTCGATCGCTCAGGATGAAACACCGTGTCGAATGGGACACGGTCGGTGTCCTGCATTGGGGCCGGCTCGCTGTGGACGTCGATGGCGTCGCCCAATTCACCCGAGCCGAGCAGGTTCAATGACAGGATCTGGGCCAGCCGCCATTGCGCGCGTTGGTCATTCCAATTCACGAAGCTCGACTCCTCCGCTCGACCAAGCCTGATCGCTCTGGCGTGCGCGGCATCGAAATCCGTCGACCGGAACGTGTGCACCTGGTCGTCGAACATGTCGTCAACCGGCGCGTCGATCATGCGGACCATGCGGAGCTTGGCGCTGTACCAGCACGAGCTATCGTCGATCGCGCCGTCGTTCCGGAGGGTCACCAATCGCCGCCGAATCGGCAGCGAGGTTTCCGGCCGGAAGGTCGTGCCAAAAGAGCTTCCCTTCCCGTCGATCCACTCGGAATAAACTTCAGCACCGTCAGGGTTCTGGTTTCGCAGCACGTCGAGCGTCAAGACCTCGACCAGTCGCCATTCGACGAGTTGGGTGCCGGTCTCCCGTCGTCCCAGGTCTCGTTCCAAGGCCCGCCCGATCTCAAGGACCAGCGACAGTTCTGGGAAGAAGGGTGCGTAGAACAGGACGATATGATCGACCAGCGCCTCGCAGCCACGCGAATGGACCATCCTGGCCATCCGCAGGCGAGTGCTGGCCCATCTCATGTCGACGGCATCGCCCGGCTGGTCCGTCTTACTCATGCCAGTGTCCCCCGACCAACGGTCCAATATCCGTCCGCCCCGCCGATGTCATCCGATCAATGGCATGGGTCATTTGTCGAACCTTTCTTGCATGAGCAACTTTCGCATCCTTCGCCCTTCCGTGGGATGATCAAGCGCGTGTCGTACAGAGCGCCCTTTTGCGCGAAGCCCCGTATCGACTTCTGCACGTATCGAGCCCTTTTTGAACTTCGAGATGAAGTCCTCCAGATCCATATCCAGATTGTCGATGGCCTGGCGTGCCCTCTGGCTCTCGGCTTTCCAGTCATATTTCTTGGCAAGCTCACTGTATTTCTCTTCCGCCAGCCCTTCGGCTTCGGCCCTTGCCACTGCTTCCTTGTCTTTCCGCGCCTTTTCTTCCGGATCTTCGGGCGGAAGTTCGGGCGGCAACAGGTCCTCGGCCACGCCGTTCGCCCTCAGTATCTCCCGATCTCTTTGGCGCGCCCGCACTTTCTCCTGCCACTTCTTCTCCTCCGGCGTCATCGCCACGGCGTGCGGGAAGAACTGCCTCAGCGGCGGATCGGGGTACCGTTCCTCCAGCGTGCGGTCGCGGAATCCCTGCCAGTTCAGGTTCGCGTCGAACAATTCCCAGGCGCCTGGCGTCCTGGGATCGATCGCGCGAACGATATGCTCGCCGGTGCTTGGATTGACGAAGACCTGCCGGCCCTGCGCGTCGATGGGTGCGGCATCCGTCGGCACGAAGCCGAGCCGCGCGGCCTCGGCGATCTCGTTCTTCTGCGCAATCCGCGGCGGGAAGCGTTGCCCGGAGAAGGCATAGCCCCAGTCAGCCATCGCTGCCCTGAGGTCGGCTTCCCACTCCCGGAGCTCGGCATGTTCCCTGGCGGTGGCCTCCAAAGCCCTGTTTGCCGCCTGCAACGCCTGCACAGCGACGCTCATCGCGGCCGCATTGCTCGAAGGGATGGCCTGGAGCGCGGCGCGGGCGTTGGCGGCGCGAGTCATGGCGGCGGCGAGCTCACGTTGGGCGGCGATTGTGGCGCGTTCAGCAATCACTGTGAGCGCACGCAACTCTGCCAGAGTGCCGGCGCTTGGTGCGGTCGCGCGATTCGCCTGAACGCGATGGATACCCGGCCGATCGCCTGGAGGCGGAAGAGACGGAACGAAGCTCAGCGGCGTGCTTTCGATTGTACTTCGCCGATTCCATTCGAGCGTCTGCGTTGAGCGCGGCTCGGTCGGAACATGCCGCGCGACCGTATCGGCGATGTCGGCGTCGTCGGGACGCTTGCCGGCGATGCGGTGCTTTGTATCGATCTCTTCGACCAGTTCGGCGCGGGCGTTCGTAGCCTCGTCAGCCCCGCTTGCCGGCAGCATCTTCTCTGCGATTCGCAGGCCGCGCTTGATGGCGTAGAGCTGATCTTCAGTTGCGGGGTCATTGCGCCTGATGCCGGCCTGCCAGTCGTGGAAGCGTTGCCATTGCGGCAGTGGCAGGCGCGCGACAGCAGGAACAAGGTCGCGGCGCGCGAAGATGTGCGGCGCCTCGGTCATCTCGGTCGCCAGTTCGACGACCAACGCCGGGTTCGGTGCCGGCTCGGAGCCGCGTGCGTTGTGGCCGAGACGGGTTTCGATCGCCTGGCGGTGGTCGGCATCGAGCTTCACCCAGTCGCGCACCGGGATCTGCGAGGTGTCGGTCAGCCCGTCTTTCAGCACACGCGCCAGCACCTGCTCGGCCAGGGTCCGGGCGCGGGCCTCGTCGGCCGCGGCGGCGCTGTGCAGGGTGCGGATGGTGGCGGCGCGTGTCGCCGGATCGGCGATCGCTTCGGCCTGTCGCAGGCGCCACTGCGGCACCGACGGCTCGTTCTCCGGTGGCGTGGCGTTCAGGATATCCATGCTGGCCTGGCGGGCGTGCTCGCGCGTTTGCGCTTCGGCGAGCAGCGCGTCGAGGGCGGCTCGGTCTGATGCCTCGATGTGCTGTTCGTAGCGCGTGTGCAGGGAGCGCGCGCGTTCGGGGTCGCGCTCGACCGCCGCCTCGATCGCCGACACCAGCGTGCGGCTGGTCTGCCGGCGCAGCGTTGCCTCGGTCAGCGCGGAGTCCCAGTGGTGACGTT
This genomic window from Alphaproteobacteria bacterium contains:
- a CDS encoding TIGR04372 family glycosyltransferase, which translates into the protein MPGWFAGLWPWRDRPDPAIDPHAPLAAERAAARRGDVAAALPGYVALLRHYAGTGDTSPSGRPRPTALLLEQIGHDESAADGLPIEAATMLAEDLVNIDCDFASAMTVLRHKVVLQAQWQRRHGASADLLLGEEWTRNIGHIGLIQYPVKLKRLGLAAWDRIVVVARAGAVANAALLRQYAGEIAIETDPDRVAGLAPMVCGTGLRNFDLLSWPGQDTIFAREACNVIEGLWRMRHGERPLLGLDEAQIAAGRAGARAIGLPEDASFVCLHVRESGYHGDVEHRQRAFGIADYLPAIHAVTARGDWIVRLGDPSMTPLPPMDRVIDYALSPARAAALDVWLAARCRFYIGTNSGPMFMPHLFGRPALITNYAFLFGAPPLGPSSRFLPRPLKRRGRTLRFAAAMADEAMKSTHNERAFGLRGFSSIGNTPQEILQATMEMYAPGPADALQRRFADLAPAAHRAGNALVGARFIADHMALL
- a CDS encoding DUF4376 domain-containing protein, which translates into the protein MSAPILFHVDRFGAFNGATSTARRSPADEGEVWLIPEGATTKAPPVPQTGKVAVLHTGTWSVVDDHRGLTVYDKATGAARVIEAPGSIGEDETPEGPPTPLHRWSGDGWALPLDDAKALRLAEVRAELTRRNAQGFTYGGVVYQLDEASQARITALVTKATMVLLAVPGATWAEDFVFIAHDNSGVPFTAAGYVAFANAASEVVIARRLRARALKDRVLAASDTDVLAAIDVTRGWD
- a CDS encoding DUF4288 domain-containing protein: MSKTDQPGDAVDMRWASTRLRMARMVHSRGCEALVDHIVLFYAPFFPELSLVLEIGRALERDLGRRETGTQLVEWRLVEVLTLDVLRNQNPDGAEVYSEWIDGKGSSFGTTFRPETSLPIRRRLVTLRNDGAIDDSSCWYSAKLRMVRMIDAPVDDMFDDQVHTFRSTDFDAAHARAIRLGRAEESSFVNWNDQRAQWRLAQILSLNLLGSGELGDAIDVHSEPAPMQDTDRVPFDTVFHPERSKPRSTGV
- a CDS encoding tail fiber protein, with product MTVSSSTNKIIGNGNGVTTSWPFSFKVFDPEHLVVTYTDAGGDETTLEPGDYGVSLNADQDSSPGGTVTYGPAIAGGTKLTILRSVPYTQAIDLKNQGGFFPEVLERGIDLMVMQVQQLREQLARALKLSPSQSAIGELEATDAARANTFLGFGPTGSPTLFTGLAAQAVSSAMQPVVTAASLALARAALVVPGLGANSFTGAQTLPGNASNPLEAVPKQQAESIASVAAAAAALAAMPVGTPLWWPTETPPAGYLVRDGSLISRTTYAALFAVLVTTSGYTGQTFAVTIASPGVVTKVGHGFTGGERLRLSTTGALPTGLNTTDDFFVIFINADTFRLATTEANAAAGTAVNTSGGQSGSHTYMRSLFGLGDGSTTFKLPDDRDVFVRGKAASGRAIASYQADDNKAHSHLVDYQAAVLAGGVGGNAINQANNASVATQSSGGTETRPRNRAYLPIIKYQ
- a CDS encoding M10 family metallopeptidase C-terminal domain-containing protein, with the translated sequence MLDPASIPPPYDAAVGTTLGGTPTSPANGVLSSYKWSGPVTYSFPTLASNYEAGYGEVSSGFAAISNAQRQAVRYILEGTSSQAGGPVFRYGSFESVIAVSISEVANPSNGALNTADIRVAQSSWANPTAYAYYPAPGAGGYAGDIWFGNAYDYRSPVVGTYVWSTHIHELGHAMGLSHGHEASPYGALPADRDGLEFSVMTYRSYVGGPADYYRVETYGGPQTLMMYDIAALQYLYGADFTTNATDTVYRWNPLTGEMSVNGVGQGAPGGGIGGAANRVLMTIWDGGGVDTYDLSNYAGGVSVDLRPGQWSITSQAQRSDLDVLNPGQHYAAGNVYNALLYNGDARSYIENAIGGAGADTIVGNDIANTLLGGGGADQLFGGLGNDRLEGEGGNDTLFGGLGDDILVGGPGNDFIDGGEGFDVAVYSGLRAQYAITSLSDGSRQVLDLRAGAPDGLDILLNVEFLQFADGTMGLFQTIEANGATHLVEAAGRYFLHDSGGNGPSLKFGGADFVVGQFGVPWMPIAAEAVAGGGYRVAWKVTGADQYTVWNVASDGNYVASAIPVVGATDFSLQSYETAFQQDLNGDGQIGIASAAPLAGAADGLDKLLNADAATHGLDADALVGAVTHVDLATALDLIYPDHLSIVVPDDQGSHFI